Proteins found in one Larimichthys crocea isolate SSNF chromosome I, L_crocea_2.0, whole genome shotgun sequence genomic segment:
- the asb1 gene encoding ankyrin repeat and SOCS box protein 1 yields MAEGPEADVDEPPSINFPPLITVSDLPGATAAGRNLKEWLQEQFCDKPLEQDDMRLHNAAYVGDLDTLRNLLQEDSFKRRINEKSVWCCGCLPCTPLRIAATAGHAACVAYLIAQGAEVDLVDVKGQTALYVAVVNGHLDCVQILLEAGADPNGSRHHRSTPLYHAARVGRLDILQELIRFNADVDMDHQLGPRLLLSARTLNTLVVCPLYISAAYHHLHCFRLLLQAGAQPDFNYTGPVCQEALTRGLASCLLDAVLRHGCEVAFIYLLLDHGANPALVPWDESELEAPNRRKVDPEALKVFLEARRCPRRLTHLCRIRIRRAMGKTRLNHIPSLPLPQPIKNFLLHQN; encoded by the exons GCCGTAACCTGAAGGAATGGCTCCAGGAACAGTTCTGCGACAAACCTCTGGAGCAGGACGACATGCGGCTCCACAATGCAGCCTATGTCGGAGATCTGGACACCCTGAGGAACCTACTGCAGGAAGACAGCTTCAAACG GCGTATCAATGAGAAGTCTGTGTGGTGTTGTGGCTGCCTGCCCTGTACCCCTCTGCGGATCGCAGCCACAGCAGGTCACGCTGCCTGCGTGGCCTATTTGATCGCCCAGGGAGCCGAGGTGGACCTGGTTGATGTAAAAGGTCAAACAGCCCTCTATGTAGCTGTGGTTAATGGTCACCTGGACTGTGTCCAGATCCTCCTCGAAGCCGGAGCCGATCCTAACGGAAGTCGGCACCACCGCAGCACCCCGCTGTACCACGCCGCGCGGGTGGGAAGGCTGGACATACTGCAGGAGCTCATCAG GTTCAATGCAGATGTAGACATGGACCACCAACTGGGGCCCCGGCTCCTCTTAAGTGCACGCACCCTCAACACTCTGGTGGTGTGTCCTCTCTACATCAGCGCTGCCTACCATCACCTCCACTGTTTCCGGCTGCTGCTCCAGGCCGGCGCTCAGCCTGATTTCAACTACACAGGGCCTGTCTGCCAAGAGGCTCTGACCCGTGGCCTGGCCTCCTGCCTGCTGGATGCTGTCCTGCGACATGGATGTGAGGTGGCCTTTATCTACCTGCTGCTGGACCACGGGGCCAATCCCGCCCTGGTGCCCTGGGACGAGTCAGAGCTTGAGGCTCCTAATCGGAGGAAGGTGGACCCGGAGGCGCTCAAAGTCTTCCTGGAGGCAAGGA gaTGCCCTCGTAGGCTGACACACCTTTGTCGCATCAGGATCCGCAGAGCGATGGGCAAAACTCGTCTAAACCATATACCCTCGTTACCGCTACCACAACCCATCAAGAACTTCCTGCTTCACCAAAACTGA